The following is a genomic window from Candidatus Tanganyikabacteria bacterium.
CCAGCGATCTCCGGCGGAAGGGCGGCGAGCAGCTCCGGGCGAATCTCCACGGAGCAATTGTAAACATGGAGATCAGATCAGACAAGCTCTCGGTGAGCAGTTACGATCCGGCTTCGTGGCAGCTGTCGTGGCAGGGCCACAAGGGCGGCTCGGACGATCCCGAGGCCACGCAGACGGCCGGCAAGAAGCCGCCGCCGCCACCGCCGGCCACCGGCGGAGGGGGCGGAGGCCAGCTCAGCGTCGGGCCGAATGCCACCATCACCTGGCCAAATGGTTTCCAGGACTCGACCGGCGGCGGGTACCAGGCCTGGTTCGGCCAGCAGACCGAGACGTAAACCGGTCTACTCGCGTAGGTCCTGGACGTAGCGCAGGGGCCCGTCCCAGTCGCCATCGAGGGTGCCCATGCGGCGGAACCCCTTGCGCTCGTAGAAGCCGATGCTGCGGTCGAACCGCGGATCGGTCTCCAGTTCCACGCGCTCGAAACCCGCTTCCTTCGCCCAGGCCAGGAGTGCCTCCAGCAGGGCCGAGCCCCAGCCTTCTCCCCAGAAGGCGGGGTGGAGGTACATGCGCCGCAACTCGACGCGCTGCGCGTCGACCTTGCGGGCGGCGATCGTGCCGAGGATCTGGCCCGTGGCTTCCAGCACCAGGAACGTGCCGCCCCCCCGCCCGTAGGCGTCCGGGTCGAGGACGTCGGCGTCGGGACCGTCCGGTTGCCAGCGGAAGCCGTAGGTGAGCAGGACGTTCTTGACCAGGCTGACGACCTGCTCCTCGTCGCCAGGCTGGAACGCCCGGATCTGCCAGGTTTGAGGTAGCACCTAGGTTCCGCCCGAGCCCACCCGACCGGCGTCGGGGGCCGTCATGGACGCCGGATCGAGCAGTCGGTCCACCTCCTCGCGAGGCAGGCCGCTCTCCTCGTACGCGATTTCCCGGATCGTCCGGTGCGTCGCATAGGCCTTCTTGGCCAGGCGCGCCGCGGCGTCGTAGCCGATGTGGGGAGCCAGCGACGTGCACATCGCGAGGCTGTGTTCGATCAGGTCGCGGCAGCGGTCCGCGTCTGGCTGGAGGCCCGCGACGCACTTGTCGGCGAATGCGGCGGCCGCGTTGCAAAGGAGGCGGATCGACTCGAGCAGGTTGTAGGCCATCAGCGGCATCATGGCGTTGAGTTCGAAGTGGCCGCCAAGGCCGCCTTGCGCGATCGCCGCGTCGTGCCCGATCACCTGCGCGCATACCTGGACGAGGCTCTCGCAGACGACCGGGTTGACCTTGCCGGGCATGATCGAACTCCCGGGCTGCACGGCCGGGAGTTCGAGCTCTCCCAGGCCGCACCGCGGGCCGCTCCCCAGCCAGCGCACGTCGTTGGCGATCTTGGCGAGGGAGACGGCGATGGTCCGTAGCTGGCCCGACGTCTCGACCAGGGCGTCCCGCGCCCCCTGCGCCTCGAAATGGTTGTCGGCCTCCCGGAACTCGCTGCCGGTGAGATCCGAGAGTTCCGCGCAGGCGCGGCGGGCGAACTCGGGATGGGTGTTGATGCCCGTGCCGACGG
Proteins encoded in this region:
- a CDS encoding GNAT family N-acetyltransferase produces the protein MLPQTWQIRAFQPGDEEQVVSLVKNVLLTYGFRWQPDGPDADVLDPDAYGRGGGTFLVLEATGQILGTIAARKVDAQRVELRRMYLHPAFWGEGWGSALLEALLAWAKEAGFERVELETDPRFDRSIGFYERKGFRRMGTLDGDWDGPLRYVQDLRE
- a CDS encoding class II fumarate hydratase; translated protein: MAEAAQLPTRTETDSMGEMQVPADAYYGASTARAVLNFPISGFRLPRRLIRGLGLVKLAAARVNVRLGLLDARLGEAIAQAAQEVVDGKLDDHFPVDVYQTGSGTSSNMNVNEVLANRAAELLGGARGSRLVHPNDHVNLGQSSNDVFPTAIHVAVLEALHHDLRPVLVRLGAELDARSREWWEILKIGRTHLMDATPIRLGQEFGGYASQVHHAVRRIERTYGSLAELAIGGTAVGTGINTHPEFARRACAELSDLTGSEFREADNHFEAQGARDALVETSGQLRTIAVSLAKIANDVRWLGSGPRCGLGELELPAVQPGSSIMPGKVNPVVCESLVQVCAQVIGHDAAIAQGGLGGHFELNAMMPLMAYNLLESIRLLCNAAAAFADKCVAGLQPDADRCRDLIEHSLAMCTSLAPHIGYDAAARLAKKAYATHRTIREIAYEESGLPREEVDRLLDPASMTAPDAGRVGSGGT